From the Bacillota bacterium genome, the window TTATCTTGAACAGCACGATACCGGACATCGCGATGACCAGCGAGAAGAACGCCCCGACGCGGAACTTTCTCGTGGCGAATGCGTTCTCGAGAGCGTTCAACAGTACGCCGATCATGGCCAGGCCGGCGAGGAGACTGATGAGTGCGCCGGGGATGGCCTTGACGAACGGGACCGCGGCGCTGGCGAACAGGCCGAACGCGCCGAACGTGAGGCCGTTAATCACGCTGGCCGCGTAGCGCCCGCTCTTGTCGGGACCCGCCTCCTCAGATGAGCATATGGCCGTCATTGGGCCGGCGATGTTGGCGTTGTGACCACCGAAGAACGCCGTCACGATCCCGCCCACCCCGGATAGAATGGTCATGGTGTTGATGGGCGGGTTGTATCCCTGCGCCATCAGGACGCCGATCGCCTGTGCGTTCTCCGCCCCCATCACGAGGATGGCGAGGGGCACCGCGATTGATAAGAAAGCGTCGGTGCCGAACTCCATCGGGATGAACTGCGGCGCTATCCATGTGACCTTCACGTCTGAGAGCTTGAACGCTCCGAACATCGCTGCAGCAGCAACGCCTACTACCAGCGTGACCAGTATCGGTGGAATCCTCTTCGATACCCTCTGGATGAGCAGGTACCCGGCCAGGGCGATGCCGCAGACGAGCGGCAGCTGCTGAACCGCGGTGATCATTCCCGTGCCGAAGCGGATCATGGCGCCCGCGATCATGCCCATGACGATGGGGAGGGGGATCCAGCGCATGACCTTGCTGATCCAGCCCGTCAGGCCCAGGACCAGCACGATGACGCCGGCAATAAGGTATGCGCCGGCCGCCTGGTTTATATTGAACATGGTGAGCGAAGTACCTAACATGACTGCGCCGGGGATCGACCACGCGCCGTTAATCGGTTGCTTGTAGTACAGGGACTGAACGATGCCCAGCAATCCGCCGAAGAAATATACCGAGAATAGCCACGAAATTGTCTGCTCCTGGGTTAGCTTTCCGGCCATCGCCGAGTTCATGATGATAAGCGCGGGGCCGGTACACCCGAAGATGGTTGCCAGGATACCTGCGGTGATCGTGTGCGAGTTGACCTTGGAGGGAAAGTCGGCAATCCCACTCCCAAACCCGGGGCCAGCCTCGAACAGCCGCTTTCCTCCGTTGACCTTGATCACTGTCTCAGGTGTTGCCATTTTTCACTCCTCCTGTTCTGTTTGGAATTGCTGTAATGTACACGCCATCCGAGTCCAGGATCCGAAGAACCGGGCCGGGGCCGCCCTGACGGGGCACGCCGCCATCTGAGGCCTCCGGCCCGGCCCGGCGCGACTCACGCCGTCTTCAGGTTCTTCAGAACCGAAATGTCCATTCCGCGCTGCTCCAGCCACCTGGGCAGGAGGTACTGGTCTACGCGCCTGCCGATCTCGGGCGCCCTGGCCACGAGGAGCCCGGCCAGCGATTCGCTGACGTTGATCCCGCCCGCGGCGCCGTCGAAGATGATTATCTTGTCCGTGCCGGTAACGGCGCGGGCGAACCTCATCGCGGCATCCGTGCCGTCCGCTATGGTGGCGAAGTTCATGTACGTCAGGTTTTGCGGGTCGCGGTTCATCAAGTCCGCCTGTTCGCGACCGACCACGACCGTGGGGATATGCTCGGCGAAGAACGCGCTCGGATAGCCGCCCCACGCGTAGTTGTGGACGCACATCTTGATCGCGGGATTGACTGGTGGCACCTCCTCCACCAGTGGCCCGCCCTTCCCGTAGAACGCCTCGGTGTACCAGGTGTAGGCGGGGAGCGCGTTGTCCAGGTCGAACAGGTCTACGTTGGCTCCTGCGAAGTTGGCGTAGATGACCCCCGCGGCGAAAACGTACGGGACGGGGCAGGGGAAGTCCAGCACCGCGATGCACTCGTCGATCTGCCCGAGCAGGGTCATGATCTTCCCGTAGAACGCGCAGCCGGCCGCTGTCAGCCTGTCGTTCAGCGCGTACAGGTTGTTGTCGGCGTCAACTCCGACCACACCGCTCGGAGAAGCCACGAGGAACGAGGTGAACGCGAACTTGTCCTGGACGAATGGAGAATCGAATATGGCCCTTGCCGTGAAGTTCGCCGCCCTGGGGCCCATGTTGTGGTGATAGGTGGACCTGGTCTCTATCCTCGCGTACGACATGCCGAACGGCTTCACTACCTTGTCGACCTGCCTGTGGAAGTGAACCTCGCGCACGTCGCTGTTATGAGCGTGGATGATCCAGTCGGCGTCGTACGCACGCTTGATCCCGTACAGCGTCCCTATCTCGGTCTCGATAGGAATGCCCTCATCGATGGGCGCGATCCCGCTCGCTTTCCCCTTGTAGTGCTCGTCGAGTCTGAACCGTTTGATGTACTCCTCGGTCTCCCTGAAACGAAGCCCGACACCTGCTCTTAGCCGGATGTTCTCGCAGCCGGTGCGCCTGGCGACCACGTCGCGTATCGTGCGGAGCATCTCGGCGAACGGCTCGCCCCCGACCAGGGTGAACCCGTGGTGGGAAGTCAGCACGTTCACGCTCTGGTTGGGCTTGATCATGGACATGTCGACTTTCTCGAGAGCGGCCTCTGTTGCGGCGCGGACGGCCTCAATGCCCCTATCACCAGGGAATACCACCTTCGGGCTATCGGGAAAAAGCTCGGAGACGAGCAGCGACGTTATCCCCGGCATGTCTGCGACCCTCTTCTTCACGAGTTCGGGCGCTATTCCGTACTGGGATTTCCTTGGTGGCATCGGTTTGATGGGAGGTCTCATTCCGCTCCCTCCTTCGTAGGCGTCGCTTTGGCCACCTTGTCGAGCAGCTTGATGTCCTCGTCAAAGTAGAAGCCGCGCTTTGAGAATTTGGCTTTCACGGCCTGGGGGATCTCAAAGGCCGTGATCGTCCGGCCGTACCACTGCCAGCCGCCCTCAGGCCTCGCGGGCTTTATGCCCGCCGCCTCGAGCAGCCTGAGGACGGGCTGAATGCACTCAACTTTGCAGCCCGTGCGGACACCCGTGGCGAGCGAGATCTCCTCCGGCGTGGCGGCGCCTTCGAGGATAGCCGCCACGACCTCTTCCGCCCTCGTCGCGGTGCAATAGCACACGATGTACTCTGGGTTAATCCTGGCCCTGGCGCAGATCTCCTTGATGCGCGGGAGCATCTCGTCGCGCACCTTGACCTGCACGGTAAATGGATCGTCCCTTTTGACCATTGCAAGGGCGTATACCGGGCATCTCTGCTCGCAGGCGGCGCAGCCCCTGCACCTCGACATGTCGACCGTGGCCTTCTTATCCACGACCTTGATGGCGAGGACGGGACATACCCGCTCGCAAGTCCTGCACCCCGTGCATTTGTCCCTGTTGACCTCGGGGTACATGGTGACTACTTTCACGCCTCTCCCTCCCTCGTAGTTACGAATTCCGGCGCATGGTCGGCACACCCCGTCGTTGCAGGTCTATCGTTGGGTGCCTCCATTCTCACGCCCTTTCTTTTGATGGATCCCGGATATCGCCACGTCCATTGCCGGCGGTGCCCGTTGCCGCGTTTCTGGTTGCCATGCCTTTATGTACGACTATGCCGTACGCTGTACGGCATTCAGCCTACGGAAAGAAACCAGACAGCCGTGGGTCGCCCCGCCTACTTGAAGCCCAGCCTGTGGGACAGCTCCCAAGATGCGGCCTTTACCGACTCGATGATTTCGGACACCCTCTCCGGCGTCATCCGCGACGACGGACCGGCGACGCTCATCGCGGCGACCACCTTGCCGGTGTGGTTCCTGACCGGAGCGGCCACACACCGGAGCCCCTCTTCGATCTCCTCATTGTCCATGGCGTAACTCTGCGCGCGGATCTTCGCCAGCTCGGCGCGGAGCGCGGCCATGTCCGTAATGGTGTTCCTCGTGTACCTGGCGAGGCCATTCTCCCTGACCAGGGCCTCCAGTTCCTCTTCCGGAAGATAGGCGAGCAGGGCCTTGCCTACGCCCGTACAGTGGCAGGGGAGACGCCTCCCGACCTGCGACACTATTCGCATGGACCGCGGGCTCTCCCGTTTCGCTATGTACACCACGTATCCGCCGTCCCTCACGACCAGGTGCACGGTTTCCTCGTGTCTCTCGACGAGGCGCTGGAGAATGGGCCCCGCCAGGGCGGGGAGGTCCATCCTGTCCAGCACCGTGCTGCCTACCTCAAACACGCGTAGTCCGAGCCGGTACCTGCCCGTCTCGGGGTTCTTCTCGAGGTACCCCCGCTGGCTCAGTGTGTTGAGGAGGCCGAACACGGTGCTCTTGTGAATGCCCAGGCGCCGCGCGAGATCGCTTACGCCGATCTCGCCGGGTCCCTCCTCGAACGATTCGAGGATGTCGAGCGCCCTGTCAACAGATTGTATTACGCTCCTGTCGCGGTCCCGTATCTCTGGAATCCTCCGTATCCGCAGGCGTACCCATCGTGCGGCATTGCGGAATAGAATGCAGCTATGCAGTACACTGGTTCGCCGCCGGACCCCCGTATTCCTTCACGGTTGGATTATATTCGAGCGAACCTCACGCCCCGCCCCTGAACTTCTGGTCCCAGTCTATGTGCGCCGTGAGCCGCATCGCGGCTGCGAGGGTGAGTATAGCCACGATGGTGACGCTGAGCCCGGTGAAGCCCGTGAAGAAGTGCGTGTACGAGAACAGCACCAGGTAGATCACCTGGGCGGCTGCCGCCTCGCGGTAGGCGAAGGACTGCCCCACGACCGCGGCCAGGTAGGACACGACGAGCGCAACCGAGGTCAGCGATGCCAGGGCGAACGCAAGGTTGACGTCTGTGTGGTCGACGAGGTACGCAAACAACAGGTGGAACGAGAAGAACGCGGCAGCCAGGAAAAAGTAGTGCATTGGATGCAGGCGGATGTCCCTGACCACGCACAGGATGAATATCACGAAGAAGAAGAACAGCAGCGATACCGGGGCGAAGAAGCTGATCTGGCTGGCCAGCGGCCCCGGGTTGAGGCGCTTCGGCATTTCCATCCCGACCATGAACCCCGAGATCAGGTTCTTGTGGTCCCAGACCAGTCTCCAGCCGCCGGGGATCTCTTCCTTCGTGCTGGGGGAGATCGTTCTTCCGGGGAAATCGATCGCCTTGAAGTCGGTCGTCATTTCGAGCAGGAAGTTCTTTACTTGCGTGGCGCCCTTGCCGAACGCGTATGCCCAGTTGTCGAGACCCCTGGACCGGTATGCGACACGCACGTCCCGCGACTCGCCGGGTGAAAGGCTGAGGGTGGTCGCCAGCCTCCCTTGCGATGCGGCCGACCCCTCGACCGGGGACTCGCCCGCATAGAACTGCAGGTCGTCGTAGATGGCCTCGGAGGTGGGCAGCGCGAAAGCCACCGTTATGTCCCGAGGCGCGGAGGTCGTGTTCTTTACGGTGTAGGTCCCATCGAACGCCACCGAGTAGGTGCTGAACCAGAGCAAGCCCTTCCTCCGCTGGTCAAGGTGGAAGCCGACCTTGATGTTGCTGGCCTCAGGGATAAGCTCGACGCGCCGTCTCTGCTCGGCGCCGGGCGCCGGCTTCTCGGGCGGCCGCACGGTTGGGGCGGCCGGAGTGGCGGCCCCGTCCGCGTCCTCCACGTAGTAAATCTCGGGTGCGGTCTG encodes:
- the benE gene encoding benzoate/H(+) symporter BenE family transporter, which produces MATPETVIKVNGGKRLFEAGPGFGSGIADFPSKVNSHTITAGILATIFGCTGPALIIMNSAMAGKLTQEQTISWLFSVYFFGGLLGIVQSLYYKQPINGAWSIPGAVMLGTSLTMFNINQAAGAYLIAGVIVLVLGLTGWISKVMRWIPLPIVMGMIAGAMIRFGTGMITAVQQLPLVCGIALAGYLLIQRVSKRIPPILVTLVVGVAAAAMFGAFKLSDVKVTWIAPQFIPMEFGTDAFLSIAVPLAILVMGAENAQAIGVLMAQGYNPPINTMTILSGVGGIVTAFFGGHNANIAGPMTAICSSEEAGPDKSGRYAASVINGLTFGAFGLFASAAVPFVKAIPGALISLLAGLAMIGVLLNALENAFATRKFRVGAFFSLVIAMSGIVLFKISSPFWALVGGVVVSLIMEAKDFQK
- a CDS encoding 4Fe-4S binding protein gives rise to the protein MKVVTMYPEVNRDKCTGCRTCERVCPVLAIKVVDKKATVDMSRCRGCAACEQRCPVYALAMVKRDDPFTVQVKVRDEMLPRIKEICARARINPEYIVCYCTATRAEEVVAAILEGAATPEEISLATGVRTGCKVECIQPVLRLLEAAGIKPARPEGGWQWYGRTITAFEIPQAVKAKFSKRGFYFDEDIKLLDKVAKATPTKEGAE
- a CDS encoding IclR family transcriptional regulator → MRDRDRSVIQSVDRALDILESFEEGPGEIGVSDLARRLGIHKSTVFGLLNTLSQRGYLEKNPETGRYRLGLRVFEVGSTVLDRMDLPALAGPILQRLVERHEETVHLVVRDGGYVVYIAKRESPRSMRIVSQVGRRLPCHCTGVGKALLAYLPEEELEALVRENGLARYTRNTITDMAALRAELAKIRAQSYAMDNEEIEEGLRCVAAPVRNHTGKVVAAMSVAGPSSRMTPERVSEIIESVKAASWELSHRLGFK